A single genomic interval of Camelina sativa cultivar DH55 chromosome 11, Cs, whole genome shotgun sequence harbors:
- the LOC104723266 gene encoding two-pore potassium channel 3, whose translation MANDGTDPLLQYMMSPKMKRPPQLLFPLPEDNEVAIPMPMTPSEFKDRLIFGPFSRSPRDSSSQFIDSISQKQPSPSSSSAAVNPFTDSTTLEPLLPPSTSPPQPEPWVSDGYSNHSHGGHPLHRSKTAPAMAVINDVHHPIRQKDLTEASRSVVRQAFALLVVYLSLGVLIYWLNRDHYVVNQTHPVVDGLYFCIVTMCTIGYGDITPNSVVTKLFSIMFVLVGFGFIDILLSGMVSYVLDLQESYMLNSAQRRDEPEKRRSYIIDVKKGRMRIRLKVALALGVVVLCIAVGVGIMHFIENIGWLDSFYLSVMSVTTVGYGDRAFKTLPGRLFAAIWLLVSTLAVARAFLYLAEARVDKRNRERAKKVLCETMSVSQFFAADIDNNGCVSKAEYVIYKLKEMEKITDKDIIPISKQFDKLDRCSNGKITLVDLLDSSSGD comes from the exons ATGGCTAACGACGGGACTGACCCATTACTTCAATACATGATGAGTCCGAAAATGAAAAGACCGCCGCAGCTTCTGTTTCCATTACCTGAAGACAACGAAGTCGCGATTCCGATGCCGATGACACCGTCGGAGTTCAAAGACCGTTTAATCTTCGGACCCTTCTCACGTTCGCCGCGTGATTCGTCTTCTCAATTCATCGATTCCATCTCTCAGAAACAACCCtcaccgtcttcttcttccgccgCCGTTAACCCTTTCACCGATTCCACAACCCTAGAGCCTCTCCTCCCACCATCAACATCACCACCACAACCGGAGCCATGGGTTTCCGATGGATACTCGAATCATTCCCACGGTGGCCACCCACTTCACCGTTCCAAAACCGCACCAGCGATGGCTGTAATCAACGATGTGCATCACCCAATTCGTCAGAAAGATCTCACTGAGGCGTCACGATCTGTTGTAAGACAAGCTTTTGCTCTTCTCGTTGTGTATCTCTCCTTAGGTGTGCTTATCTATTGGCTCAATCGTGATCATTACGTTGTGAATCAAACCCATCCTGTAGTTGATGGGTTGTACTTTTGTATCGTTACAATGTGCACGATTGGTTATGGTGACATCACTCCGAATAGTGTGGTTACTAAGCTGTTCTCTATCATGTTTGTgcttgttgggtttggtttcattGATATATTGCTTAGTGGGATGGTCTCTTATGTTCTTGACCTTCAAGAGAGCTATATGTTAAACTCTGCTCAGCGGAGAGACGAGCCAGAGAAGAGGAGGTCTTATATAATCGATGTTAAGAAAGGGAGGATGAGGATTAGGTTGAAAGTGGCTTTAGCATTAGGTGTTGTGGTTTTATGCATTGCTGTTGGTGTTGGGATTATGCATTTCATTGAGAACATTGGGTGGTTGGATTCGTTTTATCTGTCAGTTATGTCGGTTACTACTGTTGGATATGGAGATAGGGCCTTTAAGACATTGCCCGGTAGGCTTTTCGCTGCGATATGGCTACTTGTGTCTACATTAGCTGTGGCTCGGGCTTTTTTGTACTTGGCTGAGGCGAGAGTGGATAAGAGGAATAGGGAACGGGCTAAGAAAGTGCTTTGTGAGACAATGTCTGTCTCTCAGTTTTTTGCTGCAGATATTGATAACAATGGCTGTGTGAG TAAAGCAGAGTACGTGATATACAAActgaaggagatggagaagataaCCGATAAGGACATAATTCCAATATCCAAACAGTTTGACAAACTCGACCGATGCAGCAATGGAAAGATTACTCTTGTAGATCTCTTGGATAGTAGCAGTGGCGATTGA